From Streptomyces sp. NBC_00683, one genomic window encodes:
- a CDS encoding tetratricopeptide repeat protein, translated as MTDQAVDTSGPAGAAGTAGAEQPSDATPPHFFGRERELKALQADIERAGLDTLAGRKAARARVLLIAGRPGSGRTALAAELARRLAEPGDYPDGVFRVPLTDPGGERVPVERTARDLLDLLAIAAPPGADEDELSEMVREAFAVRRALIVLDDAVDAEQVDPLLPDNPDCLVVATSTGPLTGIPGVRPCTIGGMDAGSAVQLLARTIGQVRITVDPRTAETLTEECAGQPAALTLVAGWLAARPGASVADVTKQLHDLPGDAEQPTGARPLARAFRLVHESLPQTAARILRLLALAPAGLADAHTASALAGCSVSAAQTTLDDFVRLGLLRTNGAVLPQYEIPGCLAPLLRALLEELDRPAEIQLARARMLERTVRQLQSCRAVTDPEGSPARRKLAGLPRSLRFPNPEAAAEWLRIRRPALLASARIAVEDGELDTLARRLVAALVRALAVHRGTEDAAPDLYGLHGLVLDVAERRDLPREKAAALLNLADLDAGTGRTRAALTRYRAALDAGRAANDLYATGRAMESVGGAYAELGDFNRASDWYGRALAQRLTQGEPADEARLYGRLGAVHTYAGRYGEALRNWRAAAAGHRRLGDLPAQARALSEAARVQEYAGRPQESLHTCHEAVDLARRAGDVRLQAALELRLADTLDRLGDPAAARLHRGAADRLLTEEGSAYEIRSASTET; from the coding sequence GTGACCGATCAGGCGGTGGACACCAGCGGTCCGGCCGGTGCGGCGGGAACGGCGGGGGCCGAGCAGCCGTCCGATGCCACGCCACCCCACTTCTTCGGCCGTGAACGGGAGTTGAAAGCCCTTCAGGCGGACATCGAGCGAGCGGGACTGGACACACTCGCCGGCCGGAAGGCCGCACGCGCCAGGGTCCTGCTGATCGCCGGACGGCCCGGATCCGGACGCACCGCCCTCGCCGCCGAGCTCGCCCGCCGGCTCGCGGAACCCGGCGACTACCCCGACGGGGTGTTCCGGGTCCCGCTCACCGATCCCGGAGGCGAACGCGTCCCCGTCGAGCGCACCGCACGCGACCTCCTGGACCTGCTCGCCATTGCCGCCCCGCCCGGCGCGGACGAGGACGAACTCTCCGAGATGGTCCGCGAGGCGTTCGCCGTACGCCGCGCCCTGATCGTGCTCGACGACGCCGTGGACGCCGAACAGGTCGACCCGCTGCTGCCGGACAACCCGGACTGCCTGGTCGTCGCCACCTCCACCGGCCCGCTCACCGGCATCCCGGGCGTCCGGCCGTGCACCATCGGGGGCATGGACGCAGGCTCCGCCGTACAGCTCCTCGCCCGCACCATCGGCCAGGTCCGCATCACCGTGGATCCGCGCACCGCCGAGACCCTGACGGAGGAGTGCGCGGGACAGCCCGCAGCCCTGACGCTGGTCGCCGGCTGGCTCGCGGCCCGCCCGGGCGCGTCGGTCGCCGACGTCACCAAGCAGCTGCACGACCTGCCGGGCGACGCCGAACAGCCCACCGGCGCCCGCCCGCTGGCCCGTGCCTTCCGGCTGGTCCACGAGTCGCTGCCGCAGACCGCCGCCCGGATACTGCGACTGCTCGCGCTCGCCCCCGCCGGACTGGCCGACGCCCACACCGCCTCCGCACTGGCAGGGTGTTCCGTCTCGGCCGCCCAGACCACCCTGGACGACTTCGTCCGGCTCGGTCTCCTGCGGACGAACGGCGCGGTCCTGCCCCAGTACGAGATCCCCGGCTGCCTCGCACCGCTGCTGCGCGCCCTGTTGGAGGAACTGGACCGGCCGGCCGAGATCCAGCTGGCACGGGCCAGGATGCTGGAGCGGACCGTACGTCAGCTCCAGTCCTGCCGGGCCGTCACCGATCCGGAGGGTTCCCCGGCCCGCCGCAAGCTCGCCGGGCTGCCCCGCTCGCTGCGCTTCCCCAACCCGGAGGCCGCCGCCGAGTGGCTGCGGATCCGCCGGCCCGCCCTGCTGGCCTCCGCCCGGATCGCGGTCGAGGACGGGGAGCTGGACACCCTCGCCCGCAGGCTGGTCGCCGCACTCGTCCGGGCGCTCGCCGTGCACCGGGGCACCGAGGACGCCGCGCCCGACCTGTACGGGCTGCACGGTCTGGTCCTGGACGTGGCCGAGCGCCGCGACCTCCCCCGGGAGAAGGCCGCGGCCCTGCTCAACCTCGCCGACCTGGACGCCGGAACCGGCCGTACCCGGGCGGCGCTGACCCGGTACCGGGCCGCGCTGGACGCCGGACGCGCGGCGAACGACCTGTACGCGACCGGCCGCGCCATGGAATCCGTGGGCGGCGCCTACGCGGAGCTCGGGGACTTCAACCGTGCCTCCGACTGGTACGGCCGGGCCCTCGCGCAGCGGCTCACTCAGGGCGAGCCGGCCGACGAGGCGCGGCTGTACGGGCGGCTCGGGGCCGTCCACACGTACGCCGGGCGCTACGGCGAGGCCCTGCGCAACTGGCGGGCCGCGGCCGCGGGCCACCGCAGGCTCGGTGACCTGCCCGCCCAGGCACGGGCGCTCAGTGAGGCCGCGCGGGTCCAGGAGTACGCGGGAAGGCCGCAGGAGTCCCTGCACACCTGCCACGAGGCGGTCGACCTGGCGCGACGGGCGGGTGACGTACGGCTGCAGGCGGCGCTGGAGCTCAGGCTGGCGGACACGCTGGACCGGCTCGGTGACCCCGCAGCGGCCAGGCTGCACCGGGGCGCAGCCGACAGATTACTGACGGAGGAAGGGTCAGCCTACGAAATCCGTAGTGCTTCGACGGAAACTTAA
- a CDS encoding ParA family protein — translation MPARGLSPIGLEAVGSVAVRTFATHQHMTTAPQMMDGLHVNAMAGNESGRDTAHFADFAEVPEGHFYDPDAEYEPDPEYAATLAPDAARQRRERIGPTGRPLPYFPIPGPLTDHGPAKIIAMCNQKGGVGKTTSTINLGAALAEYGRRVLLVDFDPQGALSVGLGVNPMELDLTVYNLLMERGMAADEVLLKTAVPNMDLLPSNIDLSAAEVQLVSEVARESTLQRALKPLMADYDYIVIDCQPSLGLLTVNALTAAHKVIVPLECEFFALRGVALLTETIEKVQERLNPELELDGILATMYDSRTVHSREVLARVVEAFDEHVYHTVIGRTVRFPETTVAGEPITTYASNSVGAAAYRQLAREVLARCHAE, via the coding sequence ATGCCTGCACGGGGTCTGAGCCCGATCGGGCTCGAAGCTGTCGGCTCCGTCGCTGTCCGCACCTTCGCCACCCACCAGCACATGACGACAGCCCCCCAGATGATGGACGGCCTACACGTGAACGCCATGGCCGGCAACGAAAGTGGCCGAGACACAGCCCACTTCGCCGACTTCGCCGAGGTGCCCGAGGGGCACTTCTACGACCCCGATGCCGAGTACGAGCCCGATCCGGAGTACGCGGCCACCCTCGCGCCCGACGCCGCTCGCCAGCGCCGCGAGCGGATCGGCCCGACCGGCCGGCCGCTGCCGTACTTCCCGATTCCCGGTCCGCTGACCGATCACGGCCCCGCGAAGATCATCGCGATGTGCAACCAGAAGGGTGGTGTCGGCAAGACCACGTCGACCATCAACCTCGGTGCCGCACTCGCGGAGTACGGACGACGCGTCCTGCTCGTCGACTTCGACCCGCAGGGTGCCCTGTCGGTCGGACTCGGGGTCAACCCGATGGAGCTCGACCTCACGGTCTACAACCTGCTCATGGAGCGGGGCATGGCGGCTGACGAGGTCCTGCTGAAGACCGCCGTACCCAACATGGACCTGCTCCCGAGCAACATCGACCTCTCGGCCGCCGAAGTGCAGCTGGTGAGCGAGGTGGCGAGGGAGTCGACGCTGCAGCGTGCCCTCAAGCCGCTGATGGCCGACTACGACTACATCGTGATCGACTGTCAGCCCTCGCTCGGCCTGCTCACCGTGAACGCCCTGACGGCGGCTCACAAGGTGATAGTCCCGCTCGAGTGCGAGTTCTTCGCGCTGCGCGGGGTGGCGCTGCTCACCGAGACCATCGAGAAGGTCCAGGAGCGGCTCAACCCGGAGCTCGAGCTCGACGGCATCCTCGCCACGATGTACGACTCCCGTACGGTGCACAGCCGTGAGGTGCTCGCGCGCGTGGTCGAGGCCTTCGACGAGCACGTCTACCACACCGTCATCGGGCGCACGGTGCGCTTCCCGGAGACCACGGTCGCCGGTGAGCCCATCACCACGTACGCCTCCAACTCGGTCGGTGCAGCCGCCTATCGCCAGCTCGCCAGGGAGGTGCTCGCCCGGTGTCACGCCGAGTGA
- the ald gene encoding alanine dehydrogenase, producing the protein MKVGIPREVKNNEFRVAITPAGVHELVRHGHQVLVEQHAGEGSSIPDEEYVAAGAQILSTADEVWAAADLLLKVKEPVAEEYHRLRKGQTLFTYLHLAASRECTDALLESGTTAIAYETVETATRALPLLAPMSEVAGRLAPQVGAYHLMRSVGGRGVLPGGVPGTGSARAVVIGGGVSGWNATQIAVGLGFHVTLLDRDINKLREADKIFGTKVRTVVSNALELEKAVIEADLVVGAVLIPGAKAPKLVTNELVAKMKPGSVLVDIAIDQGGCFEDSHPTTHAEPTFMVHNSVFYCVANMPGAVPNTSTYALTNATLPYILELANRGWADALRRDAALAKGLNTHDGQVVYREVAEAHGLDHVELSALLG; encoded by the coding sequence GTGAAGGTCGGCATCCCCCGCGAAGTCAAGAACAACGAGTTCCGGGTGGCGATCACCCCCGCCGGAGTGCATGAGCTCGTCCGTCACGGCCACCAGGTGCTCGTCGAGCAGCACGCCGGCGAGGGCTCCTCCATCCCGGACGAGGAGTACGTCGCCGCCGGGGCGCAGATCCTGTCCACCGCCGACGAGGTCTGGGCCGCCGCCGACCTGCTGCTCAAGGTCAAGGAGCCGGTCGCCGAGGAGTACCACCGCCTCCGCAAGGGCCAGACCCTCTTCACGTACCTGCACCTCGCCGCCTCCCGCGAGTGCACGGACGCGCTGCTGGAGTCGGGCACGACCGCGATCGCCTACGAGACGGTCGAGACCGCGACCCGCGCGCTGCCGCTGCTCGCCCCCATGTCCGAGGTCGCGGGCCGTCTCGCCCCGCAGGTCGGCGCGTACCACCTGATGCGCTCGGTCGGCGGCCGCGGTGTGCTCCCCGGCGGCGTCCCCGGTACGGGCTCGGCCAGGGCCGTCGTCATCGGCGGCGGCGTCTCCGGCTGGAACGCCACGCAGATCGCCGTCGGTCTCGGCTTCCACGTCACGCTGCTCGACCGGGACATCAACAAGCTCCGCGAGGCCGACAAGATCTTCGGCACCAAGGTGCGGACGGTCGTCTCCAACGCCCTCGAGCTCGAGAAGGCCGTCATCGAGGCCGACCTCGTCGTGGGCGCCGTGCTCATCCCCGGCGCGAAGGCCCCGAAGCTCGTCACCAACGAGCTGGTCGCCAAGATGAAGCCCGGAAGTGTCCTTGTCGACATTGCAATCGACCAGGGCGGCTGCTTCGAGGACTCGCATCCGACGACGCACGCCGAGCCGACCTTCATGGTTCACAACTCGGTCTTCTACTGCGTCGCGAACATGCCGGGCGCCGTGCCGAACACGTCCACCTACGCGCTCACGAACGCCACGCTGCCGTACATCCTGGAGCTCGCGAACCGCGGCTGGGCCGACGCGCTGCGCCGTGACGCCGCACTCGCCAAGGGTCTCAACACCCATGACGGACAGGTGGTTTACCGCGAGGTGGCCGAGGCGCACGGCCTTGACCACGTCGAACTGAGCGCGCTTCTCGGCTGA
- a CDS encoding NUDIX hydrolase translates to MGFQDTPEEWQVTATVTPFTGNKTSVRTDDVVMPDGTVARRDYQVHPGSVAVLALDESGRVLILRQYRHPVRHKLWEIPAGLLDIPGENPLHAAQRELYEEAHVKAEDWRVLTDVYTTPGGCDEAVRIFLARNLSEAEGERFEVSEEEADMEQARVPLQELVQGVLAGDLHNNCLVVGVLSLTAVLAGDGVDSLRPAEAPWPARPFEV, encoded by the coding sequence ATGGGTTTCCAGGACACGCCCGAGGAGTGGCAGGTCACCGCGACGGTGACCCCCTTCACCGGTAACAAGACCAGCGTCCGCACCGACGACGTGGTGATGCCCGACGGCACCGTCGCGCGCCGCGACTACCAGGTCCACCCCGGATCCGTCGCCGTCCTCGCACTCGACGAGTCCGGCCGCGTCCTGATCCTGCGGCAGTACCGGCACCCGGTGCGCCACAAGCTGTGGGAGATCCCCGCCGGGCTCCTCGACATCCCCGGCGAGAACCCGCTGCACGCGGCGCAGCGGGAGCTGTACGAGGAGGCGCACGTCAAGGCCGAGGACTGGCGGGTGCTGACCGACGTCTACACCACGCCCGGCGGATGCGACGAAGCCGTACGCATCTTCCTCGCCCGGAACCTCTCCGAGGCCGAGGGCGAGCGTTTCGAGGTCTCCGAGGAGGAGGCCGACATGGAGCAGGCCCGGGTGCCGCTGCAGGAGCTCGTGCAGGGGGTGCTCGCGGGGGACCTGCACAACAACTGCCTCGTGGTGGGCGTCCTCTCGCTCACCGCGGTGCTCGCGGGCGACGGGGTGGACTCGCTGCGCCCGGCCGAGGCGCCGTGGCCCGCCCGGCCGTTCGAGGTCTGA
- a CDS encoding segregation and condensation protein A, whose protein sequence is MPTADDSARPPRRALGRGPGVRPADPPAAPAGPVDAPEAPAGPAGAPQEAGEAPGAPEEGPGACDPREGATGVPQPPEAQAPDQGAPDGDPAPGTADDKRFTVRLVNFEGPFDLLLQLISKHKLDVTEVALSKVTDEFMGHIRAMGPDWDLDQTTEFLVVAATLLDLKAARLLPTAEVEDEADLALLEARDLLFARLLQYRAYKRIAEIFSERLESESRRYPRTVGLEPHHAALLPEVVISIGPDGFARLAVKAMQPKPKPQVYVDHIHAPLVSVREQGEIVVARLRAEGELSFRTLTEDAPDTLTVVARFLALLELYREKAVVLDQEEALGDLIVRWAGGEGAEALVTDEFDQEAHEVQEGERE, encoded by the coding sequence ATGCCGACTGCCGACGACTCCGCCCGCCCGCCCCGCCGTGCTCTCGGCCGCGGACCGGGTGTCCGGCCCGCGGACCCGCCGGCCGCACCCGCCGGGCCGGTGGACGCGCCGGAGGCACCCGCGGGGCCGGCAGGCGCGCCGCAGGAGGCCGGAGAGGCCCCGGGAGCCCCGGAGGAGGGTCCGGGCGCCTGTGACCCCCGTGAGGGCGCCACAGGCGTGCCGCAGCCCCCCGAGGCGCAGGCTCCGGATCAAGGGGCGCCCGACGGGGATCCGGCTCCCGGGACAGCCGACGACAAGCGGTTCACCGTGCGGCTGGTCAATTTCGAGGGCCCCTTCGACCTTCTGCTCCAGCTGATCTCCAAGCACAAGCTCGATGTGACCGAGGTCGCGCTGTCCAAGGTCACCGACGAGTTCATGGGACACATCCGGGCCATGGGCCCGGACTGGGATCTCGACCAGACCACCGAATTCCTCGTCGTCGCCGCGACCCTGCTCGATCTGAAGGCCGCCCGGCTGCTTCCCACCGCCGAGGTGGAGGACGAGGCGGACCTCGCGCTCCTGGAGGCGCGGGACCTGCTCTTCGCACGGCTCCTGCAGTACCGGGCGTACAAGCGGATCGCCGAGATCTTCAGTGAGCGGCTGGAGTCCGAGTCCCGCCGCTACCCCCGTACCGTCGGGCTCGAACCCCACCACGCGGCGCTGCTGCCCGAGGTCGTCATCAGCATCGGCCCGGACGGCTTCGCCAGGCTGGCGGTGAAGGCGATGCAGCCGAAGCCCAAGCCGCAGGTGTACGTCGACCACATCCACGCACCGCTGGTCAGCGTGCGTGAACAGGGGGAGATCGTGGTGGCGCGGCTGCGCGCGGAGGGCGAGCTCAGCTTCCGGACGCTCACGGAGGACGCACCGGACACCCTCACCGTCGTCGCCCGGTTCCTGGCGCTCCTGGAGCTCTACCGGGAGAAGGCGGTCGTCCTGGACCAGGAGGAGGCGCTCGGTGATCTCATCGTGCGCTGGGCGGGCGGGGAAGGGGCCGAGGCCCTTGTGACGGACGAGTTCGACCAAGAGGCGCACGAGGTACAGGAGGGCGAACGGGAATGA
- the scpB gene encoding SMC-Scp complex subunit ScpB, translating into MSAEDDGRSGTVAGLDLKPALEAVLMVVDEPATEEHLAKVLQRPRRAVADALRELADEYTVQRRGFDLRLVAGGWRFYTRPEYAEAVEGFVLDGQHARLTQAALETLAVVAYRQPVSRSRVSAVRGVNCDGVMRTLLQRGLVEEAGAEPETGAILYRTTNYFLERMGLRGLDELPELAPFLPEADAIEAETLEGVPSFDPDAPDTPETHADDKTEF; encoded by the coding sequence ATGAGCGCAGAAGACGACGGGCGCAGCGGTACAGTCGCCGGGCTCGACCTCAAGCCCGCGCTGGAGGCGGTCCTCATGGTCGTCGACGAGCCCGCCACCGAGGAACACCTCGCCAAGGTGCTCCAGCGCCCCCGCCGGGCCGTCGCGGACGCCCTGCGGGAGCTGGCGGACGAGTACACCGTCCAGCGCCGCGGCTTCGACCTGCGGCTCGTCGCGGGAGGCTGGCGCTTCTACACCCGCCCGGAGTACGCGGAGGCGGTCGAGGGCTTCGTCCTGGACGGACAGCACGCCCGGCTCACGCAGGCGGCCCTGGAGACGCTCGCGGTGGTCGCCTACCGCCAGCCGGTGAGCCGGTCGAGGGTCTCGGCGGTGCGCGGAGTCAACTGCGACGGCGTCATGCGGACCCTCCTCCAGAGGGGTCTGGTCGAGGAGGCGGGCGCGGAACCCGAAACAGGTGCGATCCTGTACAGGACGACGAACTACTTTCTGGAGCGCATGGGCCTGCGAGGCCTGGACGAGCTCCCGGAGCTCGCGCCCTTCCTCCCGGAGGCGGACGCGATCGAGGCTGAGACGCTAGAGGGTGTGCCGTCGTTCGATCCGGACGCACCGGACACCCCGGAAACTCACGCAGACGACAAGACGGAATTTTGA
- a CDS encoding CTP synthase: MQPTSTTTKHIFVTGGVASSLGKGLTASSLGALLKARGLRVTMQKLDPYLNVDPGTMNPFQHGEVFVTNDGAETDLDIGHYERFLDVDLDGSANVTTGQVYSQVIAKERRGEYLGDTVQVIPHITNEIKHRIRRMATADVDVVITEVGGTVGDIESLPFLETVRQVRHEVGRDNVFVVHISLLPYIGPSGELKTKPTQHSVAALRNIGIQPDAIVLRADRDVPLSIKRKISLMCDVDEAAVVACPDAKSIYDIPKVLHSEGLDAYVVRKLDLPFRDVDWTTWGDLLDRVHNPDHEVTVALVGKYIDLPDAYLSVTEAIRAGGFANKARVKVKWVASDDCKTPAGAQKQLADVDAICIPGGFGERGVVGKVGAIQYARENKVPLLGLCLGLQCIVIEAARNLAGIPDANSTEFDAATGHPVISTMEEQLAYVEGAGDLGGTMRLGLYPAKLAEGSVVREAYDGQPYVEERHRHRYEVNNAYRTELEKKAGLVFSGTSPDNKLVEYVEYPREAHPYLVATQAHPELRSRPTRPHPLFAGLVKAAVERQAAARGTGAKG; the protein is encoded by the coding sequence ATGCAGCCCACATCCACGACGACCAAGCACATCTTCGTCACCGGGGGTGTCGCCTCCTCCCTCGGCAAGGGTCTGACTGCCTCCAGCCTGGGTGCCCTGCTCAAGGCACGTGGCCTGCGGGTCACCATGCAGAAGCTCGACCCCTACCTCAACGTCGACCCCGGCACGATGAACCCCTTCCAGCACGGTGAGGTGTTCGTCACCAACGACGGCGCCGAGACCGACCTGGACATCGGCCACTACGAGCGCTTCCTCGACGTCGACCTCGACGGATCGGCCAACGTCACCACCGGCCAGGTCTACTCGCAGGTCATCGCCAAGGAGCGGCGCGGCGAGTACCTCGGCGACACCGTCCAGGTCATCCCGCACATCACCAACGAGATCAAGCACCGCATCCGCCGCATGGCCACCGCGGACGTCGACGTCGTCATCACCGAGGTCGGCGGCACGGTCGGCGACATCGAGTCGCTGCCGTTCCTGGAGACCGTCCGCCAGGTCCGCCACGAGGTCGGCCGCGACAACGTCTTCGTCGTGCACATCTCGCTGCTGCCCTACATCGGCCCGTCCGGTGAGCTCAAGACCAAGCCGACCCAGCACTCGGTGGCCGCCCTGCGCAACATCGGTATCCAGCCGGACGCCATCGTGCTGCGCGCCGACCGCGACGTACCGCTCTCCATCAAGCGCAAGATCTCGCTGATGTGCGACGTCGACGAGGCCGCCGTGGTGGCCTGTCCGGACGCCAAGTCGATCTACGACATCCCGAAGGTGCTGCACTCCGAGGGCCTCGACGCCTACGTCGTGCGCAAGCTCGACCTGCCCTTCCGCGACGTCGACTGGACCACGTGGGGCGATCTGCTGGACCGCGTCCACAACCCCGACCACGAGGTCACCGTCGCCCTGGTCGGCAAGTACATCGACCTGCCCGACGCCTACCTCTCGGTCACCGAGGCCATCCGGGCCGGCGGCTTCGCGAACAAGGCCCGCGTCAAGGTCAAGTGGGTCGCCTCCGACGACTGCAAGACACCGGCCGGCGCGCAGAAGCAGCTCGCCGACGTCGACGCCATCTGCATCCCCGGCGGCTTCGGCGAGCGCGGTGTGGTCGGCAAGGTCGGCGCCATCCAGTACGCCCGCGAGAACAAGGTGCCGCTGCTGGGCCTCTGCCTCGGCCTCCAGTGCATCGTGATCGAGGCCGCGCGCAACCTCGCCGGAATCCCCGACGCCAACTCCACCGAGTTCGACGCCGCCACGGGCCACCCCGTCATCTCGACGATGGAGGAGCAGCTCGCCTACGTCGAGGGCGCCGGCGACCTCGGCGGCACCATGCGGCTCGGCCTGTACCCGGCGAAGCTCGCCGAGGGCTCCGTGGTCCGTGAGGCGTACGACGGCCAGCCGTACGTGGAGGAGCGCCACCGCCACCGCTACGAGGTCAACAACGCCTACCGCACGGAGCTCGAGAAGAAGGCCGGCCTGGTCTTCTCCGGCACCTCCCCGGACAACAAGCTCGTCGAGTACGTCGAGTACCCGCGCGAGGCGCACCCCTACCTGGTCGCCACCCAGGCGCACCCGGAGCTGCGTTCCCGCCCGACCCGCCCGCACCCGCTCTTCGCCGGTCTGGTGAAGGCGGCCGTGGAACGCCAGGCCGCAGCGCGGGGGACCGGCGCCAAGGGCTGA
- a CDS encoding pseudouridine synthase yields the protein MRSSGSSNGSGSGKSGGNRNPRGGSGGSFRPKAGGPKADGGRDGARDDKQEQRPRRPRPEERRYDVGSDKPGGDGGARKGRGAAARGGAKGGPKAAQNVTKGGRRVGAPSRPRELDAKIEQRNRDRYADKPAVKTPKTHPGAEQEGERLQKILARAGMGSRRACEELIEQARVEVNGEIVLEQGRRVDPQKDEIKVDGLTVATQTHLFFALNKPAGVVSTMGDPDGRQNLGDYVNNRETRLFHVGRLDTETEGIILLTNHGELAHRLTHPGYGVKKIYLAAIQGPLPRDLGKRLKDGIQLEDGYARADHFRVVENTGKNYLVEVTLHEGRKHIVRRMLAEAGFPVERLVRTSFGPIPLGDQKSGWLRRLTNTEVGMLMREVGL from the coding sequence ATGCGAAGCAGTGGCAGCAGCAACGGAAGCGGCAGCGGCAAGAGCGGCGGCAACCGGAATCCCCGGGGCGGCTCGGGCGGCTCCTTCCGGCCCAAGGCCGGGGGACCGAAGGCCGACGGCGGGCGTGACGGCGCGCGCGACGACAAGCAGGAGCAGCGCCCCCGCCGGCCCCGCCCCGAGGAGCGCCGCTACGACGTGGGCTCCGACAAGCCGGGCGGCGACGGTGGCGCCCGCAAGGGCCGCGGCGCGGCGGCCCGCGGCGGGGCCAAGGGCGGCCCCAAGGCCGCACAGAACGTGACCAAGGGCGGACGCCGCGTGGGCGCTCCGTCCCGCCCCCGCGAGCTCGACGCCAAGATCGAGCAGCGCAACCGTGACAGGTACGCGGACAAGCCCGCCGTCAAGACGCCCAAGACGCACCCGGGCGCCGAGCAGGAGGGCGAGCGGCTGCAGAAGATCCTCGCCCGCGCCGGCATGGGCTCGCGCCGGGCGTGCGAAGAGCTCATCGAGCAGGCCAGGGTCGAGGTCAACGGCGAGATCGTCCTCGAGCAGGGCAGGCGTGTCGACCCGCAGAAGGACGAGATCAAGGTCGACGGCCTGACCGTCGCGACCCAGACGCACCTGTTCTTCGCGCTGAACAAGCCCGCAGGTGTGGTCTCCACGATGGGGGACCCGGACGGCCGCCAGAACCTCGGCGACTACGTCAACAACCGCGAGACGCGACTGTTCCACGTCGGCCGGCTCGACACCGAGACCGAGGGCATCATCCTGCTCACCAACCACGGTGAGCTGGCCCACCGCCTCACGCACCCCGGGTACGGGGTGAAGAAGATCTACCTGGCCGCCATCCAGGGCCCGCTCCCGCGCGACCTCGGCAAGCGGCTCAAGGATGGCATCCAGCTGGAGGACGGGTACGCCCGCGCCGACCACTTCCGGGTCGTCGAGAACACCGGCAAGAACTACCTGGTCGAGGTGACCCTCCACGAGGGCCGCAAGCACATCGTCCGCCGGATGCTGGCCGAGGCCGGCTTCCCGGTCGAGCGGCTCGTGCGCACGTCCTTCGGGCCGATCCCGCTGGGCGACCAGAAGTCCGGCTGGCTGCGCCGCCTGACCAACACCGAGGTCGGCATGCTGATGCGCGAGGTCGGTCTGTAA